The following proteins are encoded in a genomic region of Ornithodoros turicata isolate Travis chromosome 6, ASM3712646v1, whole genome shotgun sequence:
- the LOC135396603 gene encoding uncharacterized protein LOC135396603 encodes MSADCLTLLCSATKADRDQGLQELQKYLHKAQSNEIKHLEECLFKILEEKPSSWRFKLGGLLGIKSLISHMKDAQYEGRAGFRDKTVAICLDFLTDSEVRVRLEAGQVLGLLCAFDGVQIYAKCHPRLVNLITSNLSCENQHDISIDESRELQNEGRSAAKVLNDTAPWRFLETSLKCLQAIAGGCSSRFSPYIDKPFIDLLMPVLVHINRFVREAGFCLLSTVIGCCSGPETVFSVQQLGPQVAKGLASGLADNWSQVRLAASEATRKFLLAFPTEEERQAFFPVLIPQMCLNRYYTADGVRIYSQETWRRIAKTEGRELVQRYIDPVVEYYISQTKADNHAVREASCTCIAELASKIKPEVVRPYVTRLLQTLIICFQDEAWPVRDAACLACGSFLLSYPQECRGALESLYPLFFNNLGGCILSVRQGAAVALANVVRAYGAEAYSVLEPKIRGGLAGVQNQGNVHYGHSEWMASTRCGQTDWKYNRPSEPWEVADGCIHLVAELAQIPQMSQEVTQLLPLVAQAVGHKHYLHHVTLLETMCKQLPSIARGINKRNFKQHLEKFLGPIFYGLSCENGLTSSAASQCLNQLSGFLGPSILRARVEQWDSKYLEQLDANIHIAGL; translated from the exons ATGTCTGCAGACTGTTTAACGTTGTTGTGCAGTGCAACGAAAGCAGACAGAGAccaaggtttgcaagaactgcaGAAATATTTGCATAAAGCTCAGAGCAACGAAATAAAGCATTTGGAGGAATGTCTATTTAAGATTCTGGAGGAAAAGCCTTCTTCATGGAGGTTCAAGCTTGGCGGTCTGCTAGGCATCAAGTCGTTAATTTCACACATGAAGGATGCACAATACGAAGGAAGGGCAGGTTTCCGAGACAAGACTGTTGCGATATGTTTGGATTTTCTGACGGACTCCGAAGTGAGAGTGCGCCTCGAAGCAG GTCAGGTACTGGGATTGCTCTGCGCTTTCGACGGCGTTCAGATATATGCAAAGTGCCACCCCCGCCTTGTCAACCTCATTACAAGTAACCTTAGTTGTGAGAACCAGCATGACATCTCGATCGATGAGAGCAGAGAATTGCAG AATGAAGGACGGAGCGCAGCCAAAGTACTGAATGACACTGCCCCTTGGCGTTTCTTGGAGACAAGCCTAAA GTGCTTACAAGCCATTGCAGGGGGCTGTTCAAGTCGCTTCAGTCCATACATTGACAAACCTTTCATCGATTTGCTGATGCCCGTTTTGGTGCACATCAATCGTTTTGTTCGTGAAGCTGGATTTTGCCTCTTGTCAACAGTGATTGGATGCT GTTCAGGGCCAGAGACAGTGTTTTCTGTACAACAATTAGGTCCTCAAGTGGCAAAAGGCTTGGCCAGCGGACTTGCTGACAATTGGAGTCAG GTTCGTCTAGCAGCGTCAGAAGCCACACGAAAATTTCTTCTCGCATTTCCTACTGAAGAGGAGCGTCAAGCTTTCTTTCCTGTACTCATACCACAAATGTGCCTAAACAG ATACTATACAGCAGACGGTGTTCGAATATACTCACAAGAGACTTGGAGGAGAATAGCAAAGACAGAAGGGAGAGAACTGGTGCAACGATACATAGATCCAGTG GTGGAGTATTACATATCTCAAACAAAGGCTGACAATCATGCTGTTCGTGAGGCATCCTGCACTTGCATCGCAGAATTGGCATCCAAG ATCAAGCCGGAAGTGGTGCGACCATACGTGACGAGGCTTCTGCAGACGCTCATCATCTGCTTTCAGGATGAGGCCTGGCCTGTCAGAGATG CTGCATGTCTGGCGTGTGGCAGCTTCTTGCTCTCCTATCCCCAGGAGTGTAG GGGTGCACTGGAGTCCCTCTACCCATTGTTCTTCAACAACTTGGGAGGTTGCATACTATCCGTGAGGCAGGGAGCAGCTGTGGCACTCGCTAATGTTGTGCGCGCATACG GTGCAGAGGCATACAGTGTCTTGGAACCAAAAATCCGTGGAGGCCTCGCTGGGGTCCAAAACCAAGGAAATGTACACTACGGCCATTCAGAGTGGATGGCAAGCACCAGGTGTGGTCAAACAGACTGGAAATATAACAGACCTTCGGAACCCTGGGAAGTGGCGGACGG ATGCATCCACCTGGTTGCAGAATTGGCGCAGATACCGCAGATGTCGCAAGAAGTGACACAGCTCCTGCCCCTTGTGGCACAGGCTGTCGGGCACAAGCACTACCTTCATCACGTCACTCTACTGGAGACCATGTGCAAGCAG TTGCCCAGTATAGCAAGAGGTATAAATAAGAGGAACTTCAAACAACATCTGGAGAAGTTTCTGGGCCCCATCTTCTATGGCTTG AGCTGCGAAAATGGACTGACATCGAGTGCAGCCAGCCAGTGTTTGAATCAGTTGTCAGGTTTCCTTGGCCCAAGTATACTCAGGGCACGGGTAGAGCAGTGGGACAGCAA GTACTTGGAACAGTTGGATGCGAATATCCACATTGCGGGACTCTGA